Genomic DNA from Macadamia integrifolia cultivar HAES 741 chromosome 6, SCU_Mint_v3, whole genome shotgun sequence:
caTAAATATGAGTTGGAAGAtaacaaaggagaaaaagaagaactcaTACTGTCattaaatcaagaaaataaacatatttACGTAAAAGATATCTTTAAATTCTCACAATTTGAAGAATATAGCCTTGACATCCTCATTGACAGAGGAGCAACACATGTTGTTTGTCAATGGAATGCAATCCTTGAACACTATTGGAAAAAGATGGAAAAACTAATCTATGTCCATGGTGTCACAGGACCTTTGGTTACTTTAGAGTACAATGCTTATAAAGTTTCaatttatttgaataatatataatttattatttccaaaattctttgtttttccttcATGCATGGTGATTTTATTCTTGGAAATAACTTTTTATAAAATCATCTTCCTTTAATAATTTTACATAATTCTGTAAAAATAACCTTAAACTCTACTGAGGTTACGATACCAATTCTCCCTCAACACAGTTTTTTCATTGAAAAAggtttaaaaccaaaaccaactatTCGAATGCTAGAATCCACTTATTGGCTCTACCAAGAATTATCTAATAACTTTAGTGACAACCTATTAAAGTTATGGGATAAAAGCCTAAGATTTTATCATATTCAACTCGATGATCCACTAAAGATCATTAGTGTAAAACCAGTTTTATATTTTGAAGATGACATTAAGAAATTtgatattcaattaaaaaagTTACAAGAACTCAAATTAATTAAACCATCAACAAGTCCTCACACTAGTCCAATATTTATGGTACGCAACTATGCTGAACAAGTCAAAGGAAAAACTTATATGGTAATCAATTATAAGAGGCTTAATCAAAACATTATTTTCGATGGATACTTCATCCCAAGAAAAGATGTTCTTATTCATAAGACCAAAATCGTTAAATattttaacaaattttattgCAAATTAGGATTTTAGCAAATTAAATTGACTGACGAGAGTAAACCATTCACAACTTTCAGTGTCTCATTTAATAAACATTATCAATGGACATTTATGCCTTTTGATCTTAATACAACCCTTCTTTCAAAGATGGATGGACTCTATATTTGGAGATTTACCTTTTGTGGctgtatatattgatgatatccttattttctcttctaCTAAGGAAGAACATCAAGAACATCTCAAGCAAACCTCTCAATTATTCCAACAACATAGAATAATTTTAAATCCAAAATAGATCGAACTAGAGAAAACCTCTATCAATTTTGTTAGACTCATTCTAACACAGAATGGGTTACAATTACAAGACcatattttaggaaaaataaagGATTTTTCTGATAAACTGTATGATGAAAAACACTTACAAGATTTTCTCAGAATTCTCAATTatggtcaaaattttattaatgatCTCTCTAAAAAAGAAGGACCATTAttgaaaaaattatacaaaGATAGTGAATgaacataaaattattttgacaCACAAGTAGTCTAACAAATAAAGAGGGAGTTAACAAATCTTCCTCCAATATATTTTCTTGCTCCAGGTGATTTTCTCATCTTAGAAACCGATGTTTCTAATGAATATTGGGGAGTAGTATTAAAAGTCAGACCTCTGAAAAATCCAACAGACAAACAAGTTTGTGGATACAATTCAGGAAAATTTACGTATACACAAATAcgttatattatatttgaaaaaaaaacttttagctctttttttttattacaaaaattcaaaaattttcttataccacaaaaatgatttttaataCGGATCGATAATCAGACACTTCacgattttttaaaatccaaaaaatgcaaagaaaatggCAGAATAATTAATTGGTATAATGAAATTAGTCAATATAGATTTGAATAAGAATATATTAACAGTTCAAGAAATTTTCTTGCAGATTATCTCAGTAGACACTGGATAAACAACAAAGCAATGATGGATGGATAACCATCAAAGGAAAAGGCAAGGCAAAAGAATCCTCAAGCAGACCTATTGCAAAGGAATCTTCTAGCAAACCAACGGCACAAAAGCCTTTTGGGAAAAAATCTTCAGCGTCATATACACGACCTGCTAATAAGATTGATTTATCACAAGTTTCATTTACCTCAAACGAACCATTTTAATATTCTCCTACACTAGGAATATCTCAATGGACTCCACTATCTCAGATTCAATGGACACAAACTCCATTATCTCAAACCCCTTATTCTCAAATTCGGTGAGCACAAAACCCATATGAGACCCCTCTCATTTACCTACAAGTGACTCAGATGCAAAATGATATCTGACTTCGAAATCTCTTACAGAAAAAGCCTACAGAAGTCTCTAAATTCAAAATCACTGAATTTCATAGACATCAAGGACTCCCCAACGATGTCTATTACATGATTAATCAAGTATGAAAATCACACTGTAGCAATAAAAAAAAGCTTTCAGGCAAGATTTGTATACTCTTTCCACAACCCTTGCTCAAGATCAGAAAGCCTCAAATATGACTCCTCCTATAGCCAATGGTTCTTCCTCTTTGTTGAAAGATAAGCTTTGATCCAGAACTTCAAGTTAGACTTAAACTCCAAAACTTCACAAGCTTTTGAGTACAACTCAATGGTGCAAAACGTTTTTCAAAACCAATCTATATCATTCTCCTTTCGAAGAATGAataatcataaacataaaaaagaaaaaaaaattagagagaagAGACTAGAGTAttttttaaagagagagagggggtttTTATTATGAACTTAAGAAGTTCacccaaattttcttctttctcaaaatcaaaactTCTAAATTTGGAATCCAAATTCCCAAGAGTCAccctaatttcttctttcccaaaaTCAAGGCTACTTAATTTGGAATCCAAATTCCCAAGAGTCACCCTAATTTCCTTTTTCCCAAATTCACTTAATCTTATCTGGACCATATTACTTGTTtccaaagaaagggaagaggcaGAGTCTAATAGGGATAATCCAATCCTATTATTACCTTGTTAATATAGGATTAGAAAAATTAAGTATTTAATAAATATGAAATTACCCAAGTATCCCCACTGACCAACACCCTCATTATGGAATATTAGGCATGCATGAAATTACCACTATACCCTTATGCCATAGTATATAATTCAAGGGGTGCGCATGCAAATGACGGCATTGGTTAAGATATGAACACATTCAATCTTAGAACCATTTCACAAATAGTACAAAGCTCTGATTCCAATCCAACGGCGTGCATTGAAACCCCACATTGATGTTCCCCTATAAGGCCAGTGATTACCTTGTTGACATAGATATTACTCATGCAAATTAGACGCACAACCAACATAACGGCGTTGGTCCAATTTGGACCTCTGTCATTGTTATGTCTAAGTGTTCATTTCATTCACATAGTGAATAGTATCTCTCATGCTTAAAATAGATGTGACGTTATGTTTATCCCATTAATTAGCACAGGTAGTTATGCGTGTGGGATACGACATAGTAGACTCTTCGCCAACACACACAAACAATATGTGTGCTCGCATTCATATCCCAACATCACCATGTCTGGTCATACGTAATGCAACAACCATATGATATGGATGCCCAGTCCAAACCCTAGTTGTGAttgaatttaaagaaattatggACACATTTGCATTTTTACGATCACATtcgataaaataaaaataatctatATATGATATGAACTGGTCTATTACTCAATTGGTGCCAGTCGAGCACCCGGTGGGTTGCACCCTTACACCGAGAACGACCATTTATAATCAAATCAAGCTTGAGTCTGGCACGTTTATCAAACGAACTTACCTAGTTTTGGGCTTGACCAATCTGGCAggcctgaaattgacacccttgccTCCGACTGTGGACCTACTATTAGTCCATTTGTCGTGACATTCACTTCCTTTCGGACTCGTAAGGACCACGTTTTTGTAAATGGTAATTCTTTTAAGCTTTCTTGGTTTCCTTTTCTTGTTTACTTATAAATGTAGGCATTCTTGCAGGGGAAGATGTTTCTTTGAGCCATAAAGTCCATGGTTTACAGGGTCAGGAACTCCTCCAGGGAGTTTCAGACTGGAGAACAGTTAGTTCCAAGGGGACCGACCTAGTCTGGAGACTCTGATGTAAGGCCTGGTCTATGTTGGCGGCTCAGAATCTACATGGCCAAGTTTGTGCGCCTGAAAGGCGATGGACTTGGTCATACTTCCACCTAAGCAGCACATTGTGTGGAAAAGAATGTAAACCCCACGGCATTTACTGACTTCCCTCACACGCAAGACCATGTGGCTCTAAAATTTTCACACTTTTCTATGTTCccatcccaccccaccccacccaaaaaaaaaaaaaaaaaaaatcctacataCCCAAAATTGCCATGTGGAATATCAAATGGGCCCACATGATACATTGATCAAGTTTTACCCTATAGGAATTTGTCAAtcgaaaaaaaagaattttgaaaATCCAGGATTGTCAGAAAATGTACAATAGTAGTAAATGTACCATAGATGTGCATGGTATACATAGGATACATGCCAATACACTGAGGATCTCTGTTTGACTGAACTCACTAATGAGGGGTGACAGAAATTAGATCATCCCCTTCGTTCTTTTCATAAAAGATGCATGCTGTCTTTCCCCCATGGCGTTATCTGGTTCTCTGATACTCCTCATCAACTCTCATCTCATCCATCTCTCCCCTTATCTCATCTCTCAATGGCAGGGAGGGCAATGGCGATGGAGATAAGTGCACGAAGATGAGAACACTAACAACGACAGAAACATCCGGTCGTCATCCAAATCTCTGCAACTAGTTAAACATCTAAACAATCCCAGTTTATAGTGTACTGCATGAATTGACTATCAACTAAGCAAATGTGACAAGGGACACACAGACGCAACTTAAATGAATTCAACAAAGCTCGAGTCTGATTGGAAATATTATGGTTGTTCAAGTGCTATTACTCATGAAATCAGCTGTATTGGCTGAAATGCATCTATATTTACAACTACTGTTGCAACTCTGTCCAAACTCTAATTTAACTAATATAGAAACAGCATTCCCTTATCCAAGGATATGGAAGactatttgaatccaaatatTATTTGTGAAGTACACACATCAATTAAtacattttttcccttttcaagATGAAAACACACCCAAAATATGGCTCAGTGGAACTTCACAACTATGCAGGAAATGTCATCTTTGCTTTTCTTATTAACAGCCTCCTCGGCCAGGTGCTTGGCTGCCGGCAGAGCATCCTTTATGTGTTTGATGGAGTCCACTGCTTCTTGATTTGTCATCACCTGAGGAAAGATCAAGAGACAACCATAAACAATAGAACCACCCCATGGCCTATACATGAAACGAGCAAGAAATGCAAAGCCGGAGGAGCAAGACAAGGAGGGCAAGATTCGATGCTTGACCTCTGCTagtaccatagttgtcaaggcctCGCCTAGGTGTCTCCTTGACACCTTGTTGGCGCCGACTTGattccccccccaccccccaccccacccccaccccccaaccaTATTTCCTAGATGCTGTGACAACTATAGCTGTACCATTACTACTCTTTATGATTAAAGTATTCATCTACATAACAAAATGATGTGCAACTAATGGGATAAACAACATTAAAATGAGAACAAACCTTCCATAATCCATCACTTGCGAAGATGGCAAACTCTGTATCATCATCGATCATCTCCACTGTCACATGAGGTTCAGAGCTGAGGTGTCGCTTCAAGCTTTTATCACCAAATGCCCGTGCCACTGCCAATTGTCCATCAACTCGTGGCACATCCCCTGGAACCATCACAGACTCTAAGTTTAATCCTGAGATTGACTATAAACAAGATCAAACACAAAAGACCAATTACACTCAAGATGTACATCTCAAACTTTGTTAGGCTTCAATGCTTCATTTACATCAAAATAACTTTTCCCaacttatatatattttttgggacaGAGTTTTCCTCAAGCCAAGATGGAGGAGGAATTCCATCACCGATGGCCATCATTGCACCCAATGGGTACCAGGGAACAGTGAAGGGAATTTCAAACCTCCAACttaaaagagggggggggtggggaagagAGTAATGatgaccttagatttgtgggtTAAGACTTAactgtgggtgaaggaaaactttccccTATTTTTCTTATGAATTTTCCCATTTATATTAAACATGAATTTTATTGCTAAATCAAAATCAGTATGATGCTATGTAGTAAAAGCTATGGAGATGGTACAGGATTGATTTCATTGTACCACAGTAAACATGCTTAACTCATACACGTGGAGAGACTCAAAATAATGACCAGGTTAGGCTTGTGGGTGAGTAATAAACCTAATTCTGCTTACCTGGAAGGTTGGATACAAAACCCCCTCTGCTTTCAATGCTCTTCTTCTCCATGCTTGGTTCATGATCAACTGATAGCTGAATGGCCTCACCGTTCTTGCATATAACAGCTCGTGAATCTCCAACATTTGCAACAAACAGTTTCTGACCATTTATCAATATTGCTGTGACTGCAGTTGAACCTCCTCTTCCCAAATCAACTGCTTTCTCTAGAATTGTCGAATCAGTTACAAAGTATGCCCTCCTGATCGCAGACTCTGTATCTGTCCAGAAGTCAGGCTGCTTGCAGCAAGATAACAGATAGTGAGATCAATTGACGATGCCTACTCACGATGCAGAACAAGTGCAATTGGTAAATTCATAAAACAATATTAAAGCGAAAAACAATGGAATATGCATCGGTTACCTCATTCAGAATATTATCAAAAAGATGGGACTGCAGATAGTCTGCAACATCATGACCGGAATGCCCATCAAATATGGCAAATAAACCCAATTCGTTGTCCTGTACTTTCTTGAACTGCGCAACAATATAATCTTCCATGTCATGATTTGATTTTCCCTTGATCAACTGGTAACCATGTGTAATGTGCTTGGACATTTTGCTCTTGCCTTTCCCTGTATCAGATGACGATGAACCAAAACCAGCTTTGGCCTACATCAAGCATCAAGTCAAGACTTTGTAATACCTACTGAAGAATGGCAGTTAATCATACTGATTGCAAAATGCTCAATAAAGTTGTCAAACCCATGCATTTACAAGGCATTCTCACCCTATCCCCATACGTGCAGCAAACTGCCATAACATCACAAAAATACACAAACATAGAAGAAGGCCAAAAGAAAAAGTGCAGCCATTGGTTACATGCAAATGTGAGAATGCTACATTTAAGAACTGTTGAAAAAGTCAAGAAGTAACTTAGTCAACTCAACTCTGCCCAACTTCAATTCTACCAAGGCATGTCTGCTTTGCAGGGATAAGTAGGATGGGAATGAATAGTGAGGGAAAGTTGCTGGACTTTCCTGGGATTTTCCAATTTTAAGCTGTTTTGTAGCAATACAGTGGGATTTCTCTCTTTATCAGAAAATCACCATCGGGTGATGTTGGTACATTGTCTTCTCCACctcaaaccccccccccttcatcACCAATTTTGGAGGAACTCCTGAGGGCAAGACGAGGGAAATTGCCCAACAGTCACATTCACAGCCAAGAAGCAAAGAGAGAGGGAAGACTGAGATGGTTCATTGACAGAGAAGAAAACCTCTGCTACTGTCTGCCGAAGACCGCAAAGAGGAACAGAAGAAGGTCTTTGCTACTATCTGCTGGAGACtgcaaagaggaagagaggaaggtcaCCGGCAGATCACACATCACCAATGAAGTAGCTAGTAGTACAACCTCTGCTTCACTGGCTTAGCACCCATCCTAGACCCTCGACCCCACTATCTGAATAGCCTCCTTCATATTCTTCCCCACCATCGACCAATACTTGTTTTGTTTGGTTAGGTAGGGTGGGAATTTAAAATATAGGAAGGGTAGGGAAGAAGCTGCTGCTAGGGTTTCTAGGGACTCTTAACATTTGGTGAGAAAAAACAACAGCTGCCTAGCGCAGTTGGCGAGCTGTGGTGCGTAAAAAAttactcaccaggaggtctcgagtttgagcctcctggctgttatcaacttcccctccctacctatcaaaaaacaATCTGGTGAGAAAGAGAAAACCTGCTTTGAGTTGCAGGAGTCATGAGAGGATACAAAAGGGATGAGTGGTCACACAATAATCTTGAAGCTAGGAGTCCTGAGAGGATTTGAAAGAGATGAGTGGACTGATGGCGATGGCAAGCAATCTTGAGgttattttcttgtttgttcTTGGCAAGAAGTTTGAACTCTATGGCGGCTCGCCTCTGCAAGTCGATTGTGCATGACTCAAGGTGGAGGTAAGTTGGTGTATCAGATGGTAGGAATTCTCAGAAGAGCAAACAGCTGTAAGTCAGCCAAGAGGCCGTGAAGAATTGACCCAAATTGTTGTTGAAATTGTTGAAGGCTGAGGAAGAATCATCGGTGTTGCCCAGATCATTCAAGCTCCATGCCATGTAGGGGTAATTTGGCAGAGGTATCTCTGTCTCTATGCCAACAGGGAGGGAacagaggaaagaaaatgagagagaaagaaaacaagaagaacTCAtctgtcaatccaaatccaccctctctcccttcactctccctctctctggaCCATTGCTATCCACTTTACTTTCCCTGTTATCTCACCCCACTACATATGGGACCTACCCTCAAACTTTCTCACCCACACTACCCGAAAAAAAAATGGGCTTACTGGTCCAACGAAAATACTGGCAGAGATACGGTGAGGGGATTTTCACCGCAGATGGTACTACCTACCCTTAAGGCTATGCACATTGTGCATGGAGTCTTTATCTACATCGGAAGTCAAAGCCTTAAGCTAAGCAGCATCATCGTTCAAGGATTCAAGTATGACCATCTCTTATCTTAGGGCAACCATTCCTAATGCAGACAGTTCTCACTGGCACCACTGGGGGTCCCCGGGGTATTCTGAATGATCAACCGTTCTTCCTGCCATTCTCTTCACG
This window encodes:
- the LOC122082532 gene encoding probable protein phosphatase 2C 39 encodes the protein MQGIMTGKDILHKMKAKAGFGSSSSDTGKGKSKMSKHITHGYQLIKGKSNHDMEDYIVAQFKKVQDNELGLFAIFDGHSGHDVADYLQSHLFDNILNEPDFWTDTESAIRRAYFVTDSTILEKAVDLGRGGSTAVTAILINGQKLFVANVGDSRAVICKNGEAIQLSVDHEPSMEKKSIESRGGFVSNLPGDVPRVDGQLAVARAFGDKSLKRHLSSEPHVTVEMIDDDTEFAIFASDGLWKVMTNQEAVDSIKHIKDALPAAKHLAEEAVNKKSKDDISCIVVKFH